The Ananas comosus cultivar F153 linkage group 7, ASM154086v1, whole genome shotgun sequence genome has a window encoding:
- the LOC109712666 gene encoding ABC transporter F family member 4-like, with product MSEAEPTSAMEETPAANGSDSTPKDAAADSVSEKKDSEQKKDGVTEKDGEEKKDGVTEKKDGEEKKNGVTEKDSEEKKDCVTEKEDGEKIKDDKVSKDTEQKIKTDKKGVETEEANDLREEGKGTKEVTTVEAEVVKTVDAENTETAGGEDVKMVDTEDAKAADKADDVKMVETEDVKAEDKEKGGADDVKMVETEDVKDEDTKKVGFDDVKMVDAEHVKDEDAEKVHADDVKTAQVEDTKDEGKGQEEREEKEKEEEKEEEEEEAEAMEEKDGGQTVNKADLDEAVVETPKKKRSRRQKVSDKEKGNNKKKDETKSKELSTPVISPSGRPVRERKTVERLVEVIEKEPNRTVVIEKGRGTPLKDIPNVAYKLARKKPTELKLLHQTLFGRKGKAVNYKNHILQFSGFVWHESDEKQRAKMKEKLDKYVKDTLLDMCDLFDIPVSKANTRKEDLVAKLLDFIVAPHATSDVILADKEQATNSRKRSRGKGSASKSTEDTPAKRSRKSGGTPGSKGKTTDESEGEGEGEDEDEEEEEEDEDEDNTKEDEEAKHSESDEKEDESEEESEEDEADNSVKDKRDTKKASRMSDSLDSAKLKGGSSSKKAPLSITTKSPIKTVSSKRSKGEESDDVDEKVFSRKKKSSDMPKKISTPEVVKEKKGSGKKVTRGKGKSTDGEQPGPNKEELRKTINEILKGVDFNTATFSDILKKLAVHYKMDMASRKASIKLMIQEELTKLAEEAEENEDEDEEDEEEEAPVRKGKEVEV from the exons ATGTCGGAAGCAGAGCCAACTTCTGCGATGGAGGAAACCCCGGCTGCAAATGGCTCCGATTCAACCCCCAAAGATGCAGCTGCTGATTCTGTTAGCGAAAAGAAGGATAGCGAGCAAAAGAAAGATGGTGTAACTGAGAAGGATGGTGAGGAAAAGAAAGATGGTGTAACTGAGAAGAAGGATGgcgaggaaaagaaaaatggtgTAACCGAAAAGGATAGTGAGGAAAAGAAAGATTGTGTAACTGAGAAGGAAGATGGTGAAAAGATTAAGGACGATAAAGTTAGCAAGGATACTGAACAGAAGATAAAAACGGACAAGAAAGGTGTAGAAACAGAAGAAGCTAACGACCTTAGAGAAGAGGGAAaaggaactaaggaagttaccACGGTGGAAGCCGAGGTTGTGAAGACAGTGGATGCTGAGAATACAGAAACAGCAGGTGGTGAAGATGTAAAAATGGTTGATACTGAGGATGCAAAGGCTGCGGATAAAGCGGATGATGTGAAAATGGTTGAGACTGAGGATGTGAAGGCTGAGGATAAGGAAAAGGGGGGTGCAGATGATGTGAAAATGGTTGAGACTGAGGATGTCAAGGATGAGGATACGAAAAAGGTCGGTTTTGATGATGTGAAAATGGTCGATGCTGAACATGTGAAGGATGAGGATGCTGAAAAGGTGCATGCCGATGATGTGAAAACGGCTCAGGTTGAGGATACAAAAGATGAGGGGAAAGGTCAAGAGGAGagggaagaaaaggaaaaggaagaggaaaaggaggaggaagaggaagaggccgAGGCAATGGAAGAGAAAGATGGTGGACAAACTGTGAACAAGGCAGATTTGGATGAGGCTGTGGTGGAAACACCAAAGAAGAAGAGATCTAGGAGACAAAAAGTTAGTGATAAGGAGAAGGGAAACAATAAGAAGAAAGACGAGACAAAATCCAAGGAATTGAGTACTCCTGTCATTTCTCCCAGTGGGCGCCCTGTGCGTGAGAGAAAAACGGTGGAAAGGTTGGTGGAGGTTATTGAGAAGGAGCCAAATAGGACAGTCGTAATTGAGAAG GGCCGTGGCACCCCTTTGAAGGATATACCAAATG TGGCGTACAAATTAGCAAGGAAGAAACCTACTGAACTTAAATTGCTTCATCAGACTCTTTTTGGGAGGAAAGGAAAG GCAGTCAATTATAAGAACCATATCCTCCAGTTCTCTGGATTTGTTTGGCACGAGAGTGAT GAGAAGCAACGAGCGAAGATGAAGGAGAAACTTGATAAATATGTGAAAGACACATTGTTAGATATGTGTGACTTGTTTGATATTCCTGTTTCAAAAGCAAATACTAGAAAG GAAGATCTTGTGGCGAAGCTTTTGGACTTTATTGTTGCACCTCATGCTACTAGTGATGTCATACTTGCAGACAAGGAGCAG GCAACAAATTCTAGGAAACGCAGTAGAGGGAAAGGAAGTGCATCAAAGAGCACAGAAGACACGCCAGCGAAGCGATCTAGGAAG AGTGGGGGCACTCCCGGTTCAAAAGGGAAGACTACCGATGAATCAGAAGGTGAAGGTGAAggtgaagatgaagatgaggaagaggaggaagaggatgaggaCGAGGATAATActaaggaagatgaagaagctAAGCATTCTGAAAGCGATGAAAAGGAAGATGAATCTGAGGAAGAGTCTGAAGAGGATGAAGCGGACAATTCAGTAAAAGATAAACGAGATACAAAGAAAGCTTCAAGAATGAGTGATTCTTTAGATTCAGCAAAGTTAAAGGGAGGAAGCAGCTCTAAGAAGGCACCACTCTCGATTACCACGAAGAGCCCTATTAAAACTGTATCTTCTAAACGCTCTAAGGGTGAGGAAAGTGATGACGTGGATGAAAAGGTCTTTTCTCGCAAGAAGAAAAGCTCCGATATGCCAAAGAAGATTTCAACCCCTGAAGTGGTGAAGGAGAAAAAGGGTTCCG GCAAGAAGGTTACGAGGGGCAAAGGAAAATCAACAGATGGAGAACAACCTGGTCCAAACAAGGAGGAATTAAGGAAGACTATTAATGAAATTCTCAAAGGAGTCGACTTTAACACG GCTACGTTCTCTGACATTCTTAAGAAGCTCG